A region of the Candidatus Methylomirabilota bacterium genome:
ACCGGCGGCTTCCTGGTGGTCGAGGTGGCCGGCGCCGTCTTCACGGGCAGCCTGGCCCTGGCCGCCGACGCGGGCCACATGCTGACCGACGTGGGCGGGCTGGTCCTCGCCCTCTTCGCCGTATGGATCGCCGCCCGGCCGCCGACGCCGGCCAAGACGTTCGGCTACTACCGCGTCGAGATCCTGGCCGCGCTGGTCAACGCGCTCGTCTTGCTGGCAGTCGCGGGCTGGATCCTGGTGGAGTCCTACCAGCGCATCCTGGCGCCCCCCGAGGTGCTGGGTGGACCCATGATGGTGATCGCGGCTCTGGGGCTCGGCGTGAACGTCCTCGGCGCCTGGCTTTTACATCGAGCAGCGACGGCGAGCCTCAATGTCCGGGCGGCCTACCTCGAGGTCCTCAGCGACGCGCTGTCTTCCGTCGGCGTCCTGGCGGCG
Encoded here:
- a CDS encoding cation diffusion facilitator family transporter, translating into MAQAHQETAARRSRGRLLAVLVLTGGFLVVEVAGAVFTGSLALAADAGHMLTDVGGLVLALFAVWIAARPPTPAKTFGYYRVEILAALVNALVLLAVAGWILVESYQRILAPPEVLGGPMMVIAALGLGVNVLGAWLLHRAATASLNVRAAYLEVLSDALSSVGVLAAAGIVTGTGWNVVDPLVSAAIAIFIVPRTWRLLAQAVNVLLEGTPAHLKLDEIEEAMTQVPGVRRVHDLHVWTLTSGREAMSAHVVVDHLDESERLLEELHAVLHARFGIDHTT